The Dehalococcoidia bacterium genome contains a region encoding:
- the rsmA gene encoding ribosomal RNA small subunit methyltransferase A, with protein sequence MPTQRNTLRRASDGHSRLGQNFLTDRNVARRIVAAAAIEPDDEVLEIGPGRGALTKLLVEKASRVVAVELDDVLARELPPRVGNSDALTVVQQDALEFEPSLHFHGPFKLVANLPYYVATPLVRRFLALQQRPSELIVMVQREVADNMTARPGRMGLLSVMVQLYVSARILFSVPPKAFRPRPRVASAVVSLEPRMDLAVPVDDADDFISFVAAGFRAPRKQIHNSLKLGLQAQTQTVSCALSSASIGGSRRPATLSLPEWGDLYVAWQEQAVTVIPEC encoded by the coding sequence ATGCCGACTCAGCGCAACACTTTGAGACGAGCATCAGACGGCCACAGTCGATTGGGCCAGAATTTCCTTACTGATCGCAATGTCGCTCGACGTATAGTTGCCGCAGCCGCAATCGAACCCGATGATGAGGTGCTGGAGATCGGCCCAGGCCGTGGTGCACTCACCAAACTGCTCGTTGAGAAGGCGTCGCGGGTCGTTGCAGTTGAGCTCGACGATGTTCTCGCAAGAGAGCTCCCCCCACGAGTCGGAAACTCTGATGCGCTGACAGTCGTGCAACAGGACGCTCTCGAATTCGAGCCGTCGCTCCACTTTCACGGCCCCTTCAAGCTAGTGGCAAACCTTCCCTATTACGTAGCCACGCCACTTGTCCGGCGATTTCTGGCCCTCCAACAAAGGCCCAGTGAACTCATCGTCATGGTACAGAGAGAAGTAGCCGACAATATGACCGCCAGACCCGGGCGGATGGGCCTGCTTTCCGTCATGGTGCAACTCTACGTTTCAGCGAGGATCCTGTTCTCAGTGCCACCGAAGGCCTTCCGCCCTCGACCCAGGGTCGCTTCGGCCGTCGTCAGTCTGGAGCCCCGAATGGATCTCGCAGTTCCCGTGGATGACGCAGACGACTTCATCTCTTTCGTGGCCGCCGGCTTCCGTGCTCCTCGAAAGCAGATACACAACAGCTTGAAGCTGGGACTACAGGCGCAAACTCAGACCGTTTCGTGTGCGCTCTCCAGTGCCAGCATCGGGGGCAGTAGACGACCAGCGACCCTCAGCCTACCCGAGTGGGGAGACCTCTATGTGGCTTGGCAAGAACAGGCCGTCACGGTTATTCCCGAATGCTGA